The candidate division WOR-3 bacterium genomic sequence CTTAATGGTGGCCCTCGCGGCTTGGGCAATGAGCTATCTCAATACCGAAAACAAATTCTTTGTGCCGGCAGTTGCGCCGGCCTGGTTTAATATCTTTTCCATTCTCGTTCCCTTGATGGTTTATCAATCATTAATCCACCGGGGCATTGACCCGATATTCGGCATGGCTTATGGAGTGCTGGTGGGGGGTCTGCTCCAGTTCGGTTCTCAAATTCCTGCTTTGATTAAAAATGGTTTTCGTTATCAGGTTTACCTGAATTTAAAAGATCCGGCATTAAGAAAAGTGTTTTATCTTTTCATTCCCGTTGCCATCGGACTGGCGAGTTCCCGAATTAATGTGATGGTGGATACGTTGATGGTCTCATTCCTTGAAGAAAAAAGTATGACTTATCTCCATTATGCATTCCGGATTATGCACCTCCCTCTGGGGCTTTTCGGAATTGCCGTGGGGGTTGTTTCTCTTCCTTCCCTTTCTCAACTCGTTGTGGAAAAAAATTGGGAAGAATTCCAAGCCACCCTCACCCGTTCCTTCCAACTTGTTTTCCTTCTCACCATCTTCAGTTCTGTCTTCACGGCTTTTTTTGCACATCCTATCTGTCGGATTGTCTATGAACGTGGAAAGTTCATCCCCATGGATACCGATGCAACCGCGGCCGCATTGATTTTCTATATCCTCGGTGTGCCTTTTGCCTCTGGCCTCCGAAATGTTGCAACTGCCTTTTATGCTTGTAAAGATTCAAAAACCCCAATGTATGTAAGCCTGGGAACGATTATCATTAACGTGGCTCTGAATTATTCATTGATGAAACTAATGAGTTTTCGCGGTATCGCGCTGGCAACTTCTATTTCTGCTGGTATAAACTTTGGATTGTTGCTTTCCCTGCTCCAAAAAAGAATAACTAAAATCGATCTACATAGACTAATTAAATTTGTCTCTTTAATAACCGTGGGTTCAACAGTCGGCTCCGGTGTGGGGATAATGACATTTAATTATTTGTGCGAAAATTTTCGCCCAGGTCTGTTCATTCAGATATTCATACTGATCGGCACTGGGTTTTTGGCGCTGACTATTTTCTATCTTTACTGTCAGGTCCTAAAAATAAAAGAAGCCTTACAAATTCTTAAACAATTATTCCGGCGTTAACTTGATACCTAATTGGTGTGCACTGGAAAAAGAACTCATGATTAGCACATACCCGATCTCATATTCATTCACGGAGACCATAACTCCACCGGTAAGCAAACAATCCTTTAAGAAGTCCTGTTTTAGATAATCCTGGGGCTTTATGTATCGGATCCCAGAGAGGAGTTTAAGATATCCATATTGATACAAAAAACCTGCTCCGATTTCAAGATCTTTACCCTTTATTTCAAAGAAAATATCTGCCTCTTCAAATAAGGCATATCTAATCCCTATACCAAAGATTAAAGGAACAGCGGCGTAATGGATTAATTCGGCACCGATGTTGTCAACCTTCAAACCAAATGCGCACCGGGAGAAGTTTGAATATAAACCGATCCCACCCACA encodes the following:
- the murJ gene encoding murein biosynthesis integral membrane protein MurJ, which gives rise to MADITRGVRSFTLGTAISRVTGLFREMVFAYLYGASTATDAFQASFRLLDLLRDLFAETTLSSAIIPVLTEEKNKGKINQNRLASNTFNVLLLVVGSITLLFIVFAPQLVRLIAFGFAKIPGKTELTVHLTQLIMPFLLMVALAAWAMSYLNTENKFFVPAVAPAWFNIFSILVPLMVYQSLIHRGIDPIFGMAYGVLVGGLLQFGSQIPALIKNGFRYQVYLNLKDPALRKVFYLFIPVAIGLASSRINVMVDTLMVSFLEEKSMTYLHYAFRIMHLPLGLFGIAVGVVSLPSLSQLVVEKNWEEFQATLTRSFQLVFLLTIFSSVFTAFFAHPICRIVYERGKFIPMDTDATAAALIFYILGVPFASGLRNVATAFYACKDSKTPMYVSLGTIIINVALNYSLMKLMSFRGIALATSISAGINFGLLLSLLQKRITKIDLHRLIKFVSLITVGSTVGSGVGIMTFNYLCENFRPGLFIQIFILIGTGFLALTIFYLYCQVLKIKEALQILKQLFRR